In a single window of the Antedon mediterranea chromosome 1, ecAntMedi1.1, whole genome shotgun sequence genome:
- the LOC140040475 gene encoding FMN-dependent NADPH-azoreductase-like gives MASKPLKYVLFLGTVRENRLGLRVAKFMQNFLLKAGHDVDFMDAQELNLPLLKKPLHFYKNPSEAPPLLVDLGNRIKEADGYVVITGEYNHSIPPALANLLDHFPGSSFSYKPSGIVCYSPGQYGGMRAAIQLRALLGEIGCISVSNIFGLPQTNKSLDEEGKPLNDHMESGAKRLLTQLDWHAHAMRNHREGFGIPGK, from the exons atggctaGCAAACCATTGAAATACGTACTTTTCCTTGGAACTGTACGAGAAAACAGACTTGGATTACGTGTTGCAAAATTTATGCAAAACTTCTTGCTAAAAGCAGGCCACGACGTAGATTTTATGG ATGCCCAAGAACTAAATTTGCCACTACTCAAGAAACCTCTTCACTTTTATAAGAATCCATCTGAAGCTCCTCCGTTATTGGTTGATCTGGGAAACAGAATAAAGGAAGCCGACGGTTATGTTGTCATTACTGGAGAGTACAATCATAGCATTCCACCAGCACTTGCTAATCTCTTGGACCACTTCCCAGGCAGCAGCTTTTCATATAAACCTTCAGGAATCGTTTGCTACTCTCCAG GACAGTATGGAGGAATGAGGGCAGCCATACAGCTCCGTGCTTTATTGGGTGAAATTGGATGCATCAGTGTGTCAAATATTTTTGGATTACCTCAAACTAACAAGAGTCTGGATGAAGAAGGCAAACCTCTGAATGACCATATGGAGTCTGGAGCAAAGAGACTTCTTACCCAATTAGATTGGCATGCACATGCCATGAGAAACCACCGGGAAGGGTTTGGCATTCCCGGAAAGTAA